From a single Candidatus Brevundimonas phytovorans genomic region:
- a CDS encoding Hsp33 family molecular chaperone: MTDHAPVAQPPAPTDNLAAAFQIDGWPVRGRLVRLGEVVDKILSAHDYPEPVAALLGEACVLAAIVGSALKFQGRLIVQAQGDGPVRYVVADYDTAGTLRGFCRFDPEEVAKASEGFTRPGAQTLLGQGVFIMTLDRGEDFERTQGITPIEGESLSLCAEHYFTQSEQVPTKVRLAVGQVTTEAGTAWRAGGAMIQVIASDDARGSTEEVWERTRALFFTLGDDELIDPTISAETLLFRLFHEDGVRLEGAQALSAVCRCSKERIVAVMQSFPPEDRIEMVEEDGKIRASCEYCSTVYEIDPSEIEQPA, encoded by the coding sequence GTGACCGATCACGCGCCCGTCGCTCAACCCCCCGCCCCGACCGACAACCTCGCCGCCGCCTTCCAGATCGACGGCTGGCCCGTGCGCGGCCGCCTGGTGCGGCTGGGCGAGGTCGTGGACAAGATCCTGTCGGCCCATGACTATCCCGAGCCGGTCGCCGCCCTGCTGGGCGAGGCCTGCGTCCTGGCCGCCATCGTCGGCTCGGCGCTGAAGTTCCAGGGCCGCCTGATCGTCCAGGCCCAGGGCGACGGCCCGGTGCGCTATGTCGTGGCCGACTACGACACCGCCGGCACGCTGCGCGGCTTCTGCCGCTTTGACCCGGAAGAAGTGGCCAAGGCCTCCGAGGGCTTCACCCGCCCCGGCGCCCAGACCCTGCTGGGTCAGGGCGTCTTCATCATGACCCTGGACCGCGGCGAGGACTTCGAACGCACCCAGGGCATCACCCCGATCGAGGGCGAAAGCCTGTCGCTGTGCGCCGAGCACTACTTCACCCAGTCGGAGCAGGTGCCGACCAAGGTGCGCCTGGCCGTGGGTCAGGTGACGACCGAGGCCGGAACCGCCTGGCGTGCGGGCGGGGCCATGATCCAGGTCATCGCCAGCGATGACGCCCGTGGTTCGACCGAAGAGGTATGGGAGCGCACCCGCGCCCTCTTCTTCACCCTGGGCGACGACGAACTGATCGACCCGACCATCAGCGCTGAGACCCTGCTGTTCCGCCTGTTCCATGAGGATGGGGTGCGGCTTGAGGGCGCGCAGGCCCTTAGCGCCGTCTGCCGCTGCTCCAAGGAGCGCATCGTGGCCGTGATGCAGTCCTTCCCCCCGGAAGATCGCATCGAAATGGTCGAAGAAGACGGCAAGATCCGCGCATCCTGCGAATACTGCTCGACCGTCTATGAAATCGACCCCAGCGAGATCGAGCAGCCGGCCTAG